One part of the Pecten maximus chromosome 1, xPecMax1.1, whole genome shotgun sequence genome encodes these proteins:
- the LOC117331863 gene encoding protein PERCC1-like, whose amino-acid sequence MLIAADLANMHDKDTMAAIHGTRISPLQDFGTTSVIKSTIKPHVKPVTTAEDSYGEEMDDDDFSDHDSHYSEDFIDDEFMHVITEEPPDVTQRLLSFAEMVNTDIQKYFGKKKDEDSCDIYEDKWVTTKSGRELYYADLLRIAQGENVDSKSSVSPKLESQGKQKFTGKMDAKIGLGPLNDLFEYGLRQFLVEGKLKAKRLKRMKQDTKRMEEVMPMNQRKLPDSFWREPGADRHAADTRVNNGGNLLNSSHPPDFSDLLQSWTGVGHVNDFGGDISSSEMSVTSSESL is encoded by the coding sequence ATGTTGATTGCTGCTGATCTTGCCAACATGCATGACAAAGACACTATGGCTGCTATACACGGAACCCGAATCTCGCCGCTCCAGGACTTCGGGACCACGTCGGTCATAAAAAGTACTATCAAACCCCATGTCAAACCCGTCACTACGGCAGAGGACAGCTATGGCGAAGAAATGGACGACGATGATTTCAGTGATCACGATTCGCACTATTCTGAAGACTTCATAGATGACGAATTTATGCACGTGATCACTGAAGAACCGCCGGACGTGACACAGCGTCTGCTCAGTTTTGCGGAAATGGTGAACACAgacattcaaaaatattttggtaaGAAAAAGGACGAGGATTCGTGTGATATATATGAGGATAAGTGGGTAACGACCAAGTCTGGTCGTGAACTGTACTACGCCGACCTTTTGAGGATAGCTCAGGGGGAAAATGTGGATAGTAAATCGTCTGTGTCCCCTAAACTCGAATCTCAGGGCAAACAAAAGTTCACAGGCAAAATGGACGCCAAAATTGGTTTAGGCCCACTTAATGATTTATTTGAGTATGGACTCAGACAGTTTTTAGTTGAAGGAAAATTAAAAGCGAAGAGACTGAAACGAATGAAACAGGATACAAAAAGGATGGAGGAGGTTATGCCAATGAATCAACGGAAGCTGCCAGATTCATTTTGGCGGGAACCCGGGGCGGATCGTCACGCCGCTGATACACGTGTTAATAATGGCGGGAATTTGCTTAACTCTTCCCATCCACCCGACTTTAGTGACCTTCTCCAGAGTTGGACGGGTGTAGGGCACGTGAATGACTTTGGAGGAGACATCTCCTCTAGTGAAATGagtgtgacgtcatcggaatcTCTCtga